A window of the Pogona vitticeps strain Pit_001003342236 chromosome 4, PviZW2.1, whole genome shotgun sequence genome harbors these coding sequences:
- the TMEM125 gene encoding transmembrane protein 125 yields the protein MPELEPLGVPRAPINASQIQRNILEEHVELWWFQEPRKSSICYGVAVVLILACGVGGIALLYSTSSRSGEWRLAVGTTLCLLALLVLLKQLLSSAIQDMNCIRSREQVELLKSGGASDCAVLLLTALVLLVCGTVLTVLSTSNMATNTTTPRPLASMFVSGVVLTTSGAVLMLSLLLYFTWTSCSPAAPQARNTGNNSTIFTISGRTPANQRLPPTSSMANLI from the coding sequence ATGCCTGAATTAGAGCCACTCGGTGTACCTAGAGCCCCTATCAATGCTAGTCAGATTCAGAGAAATATCCTGGAGGAACATGTGGAGCTGTGGTGGTTCCAGGAGCCCAGGAAGTCCTCTATTTGTTACGGAGTAGCTGTGGTTCTCATCCTGGCCTGTGGGGTCGGTGGTATTGCCCTGCTTTACAGTACCAGCAGCCGCTCTGGGGAATGGAGGCTGGCAGTGGGCACCACACTCTGTCTGCTGGCACTCTTGGTCCTCCTGAAGCAGCTGCTGAGCTCTGCCATCCAGGACATGAACTGTATCCGCAGCCGAGAACAGGTTGAGCTACTGAAAAGCGGCGGGGCCTCAGACTGCGCTGTGCTGCTGCTGACAGCCCTTGTGCTGCTGGTGTGTGGCACAGTCCTCACAGTGCTTTCAACCAGCAACATGGCCACCAACACAACAACTCCACGCCCCCTTGCCAGCATGTTCGTCAGCGGCGTTGTGCTCACCACCTCTGGAGCTGTCCTCATGCTCAGCCTGCTCTTGTATTTCACATGGACGTCCTGCAGTCCAGCTGCACCTCAAGCCCGGAACACTGGCAACAACAGTACCATCTTTACAATATCGGGACGCACCCCAGCCAACCAAAGGCTTCCTCCTACCTCCAGCATGGCGAATCTCATTTGA